The genomic segment ATAAAGCCAGCCTCTGAGCTGTTTTTCGCCCTATACCAGGCAATTTGGCAAATTCTTCTATAAGTTTTTCTATTGCTACTGGATATAAATCCAATCTAGTCACCTCATAACAATGTAGTTTTTAAGCTACTGTTTATTAGAACATTCCTGGCATGTTCATTCCACCTGTTAATTTACCCATTTCATTACTTGATTCATCTTCTGCTTTCTTTAGAGCTTCATTACAAGCACTCATAATTAAATCTTCTAGCATTTCAATATCATCTGGATCTACTACTTCTGGTTTTATCTTCACTTCAACAAGTTGTCTCTTTCCGTTAGCTATCGCGGTTACCGCTCCACCGCCAACAGATGATTCAAATTTCTTGTCTCCTAAGTCTTTTTGCATATCTTCCATTTGTTTTTGAAATTTTTGAGCTTGCTTCATTAAACTATTCATATTTCCACCCATACCTGGAAATCCACCTTTTGCCATAATAGTTACCTCCTATATATTAGTTATTCAAGTTAATATTATAATATTTATCTCCTCTAGATTTGCAACTACTAAAATTTAATTTAAAAGTTTATAATCTAAAAGGAAACATATTGCTAATCCATTATAACTTTCTATATTATTATATACTAATACCTATAATAATTTCCATTAAATAAATAAATATTTTTTATTAATAATATGCATTTATTCTAGGATCCTAGACTTTATTCATCTAGTACTTCCACAAGATCTTCTCCAAATGTTTCTTTTAGTATATCCTCAGGTGATCTAGCCTGTATTTCATCAGATTCTATAGTATATTTTATTTTTACTGGTTCTTTTAGTGATTCAGAAAATATTTCTTCTATTATATTCCTATTATCCTCTTTCTCTAATCTAATTTTATTAAAGGCATATTGCTTTTCGTAACCTAGTTCTATTACACCTCCATCGCATGACACAATTTCTCCTGTCATTAAAGACGCATATATAACCATATGTCTTCGTGCTTTAAACATATCTAAAATATCCTTAAAAGATTTTTTTACAATGTCGACGGTTAAATTAGAGTTAGCATTATGCTTTTGTACTGGTCTTATTTCTGTTTTTTTATTTGTTTTACCTTTTAAGGGACTACTCTTTTCGGAAACTCTAGGAGTTACACTTTCACATGCTACAGTTATCTTTCCTTGTTTAATTATTTCCTCTAATTTGTTTATTCTAGATAATAGTACTTCTTTTGATGTGTCATACTCTATTTTGCACATTTTAATAACTGCAAGCTCTAAATAAATTCTATTTTGCTTACTCCATTTAGCTTGTTCCTGCGCATCTTGAAGTATCTTTATATTTCTCATAATCTCTTCTACTCTAATTTTAGCTGCTTGCCTTTTTAAAATATATATATTTTCACTGGACATATCTAAAATATCCTCTACATTTTCACTTACTTTAGCCATCAAAAGATTTCTCATATGAGTGGTCATATCTTTTATAAATACATATATATCCTTACCACTAATAACTATTTCATTTATGACCTTTATTGCCCCTTCAATATTCCTATCTATTACACTTTCCGAAAGTTTTATAAGACTCTCAGACGTTACAAGTCCTAACATATCTATAACATTATCATATTCTACCCTGCCGTCATTCATTGATATGGCTTGGTCTAGAACGCTTAGGGCGTCTCTCATTGCTCCATCAGAAATTCTTGATATTAATTTTAAACTATTATCGTCGACAAAAATGCCTTGCTGCTCAACAATTTTTCGAAGTCTTTCAAATATATCTGCACTTTTTATTCTTTTAAAGTCAAATCTCTGGCATCTTGATAGTATTGTTATTGGTAATTTTTGAGGATCAGTTGTGGCTAATATAAATATTATGTGGCTCGGCGGTTCCTCTAGTGTTTTTAAGAATGCATTAACTGCCCCTATGGATAACATATGAACCTCATCTATAATATAAACTTTATACCTAGCTTCCTGTGGTGGATACTGAACATCCTCAATTATATCGCGAATATTATCTACTCCATTGTGTGATGCCGCGTCTAGCTCAGTAACATCTATCGCTGTTCCTGCATTTATCTTCTTACACATTTCACATTCATTGCAAGGCTCTCCATGATCCGAATTTAAGCAATTAACCGCTTTCGCTAGTATCTTAGCTGTTGAAGTTTTTCCCGTTCCTCTTGTGCCACATAAAAGAT from the Clostridium sp. CM027 genome contains:
- a CDS encoding YbaB/EbfC family nucleoid-associated protein is translated as MAKGGFPGMGGNMNSLMKQAQKFQKQMEDMQKDLGDKKFESSVGGGAVTAIANGKRQLVEVKIKPEVVDPDDIEMLEDLIMSACNEALKKAEDESSNEMGKLTGGMNMPGMF
- the dnaX gene encoding DNA polymerase III subunit gamma/tau; the encoded protein is MAYKALYREWRPKTFQDVVGQEHVTITLKNQINSERIAHAYLLCGTRGTGKTSTAKILAKAVNCLNSDHGEPCNECEMCKKINAGTAIDVTELDAASHNGVDNIRDIIEDVQYPPQEARYKVYIIDEVHMLSIGAVNAFLKTLEEPPSHIIFILATTDPQKLPITILSRCQRFDFKRIKSADIFERLRKIVEQQGIFVDDNSLKLISRISDGAMRDALSVLDQAISMNDGRVEYDNVIDMLGLVTSESLIKLSESVIDRNIEGAIKVINEIVISGKDIYVFIKDMTTHMRNLLMAKVSENVEDILDMSSENIYILKRQAAKIRVEEIMRNIKILQDAQEQAKWSKQNRIYLELAVIKMCKIEYDTSKEVLLSRINKLEEIIKQGKITVACESVTPRVSEKSSPLKGKTNKKTEIRPVQKHNANSNLTVDIVKKSFKDILDMFKARRHMVIYASLMTGEIVSCDGGVIELGYEKQYAFNKIRLEKEDNRNIIEEIFSESLKEPVKIKYTIESDEIQARSPEDILKETFGEDLVEVLDE